The sequence below is a genomic window from Lysobacter capsici.
GGCGCAGTACGAGAAGAACGCGAAGCGGTGACGGCGCGGCAGGCGAGGTTGCGCGGTCGCAGCTTGTGCCCGAAGGAAATCCAGTAGGACGCAGCTCCTACAGCGGGCTATCGGGTTATCGCGGTGTGCTGGATGTTGCCGGGTTTCCGACTGTAGGAGCGGCGCGAGCCGCGACCGGCGAGGTGGGCGAAGTTGCGTGGTCGCAGCTTACGCAGCTCCTACAGTGGGCTATTGCGTTATCGCTGAGGGCTGGCGGTGTCGCGTTTCCGACTGTAGGAGCGGCGCGAGCCGCGACCGCCATGGTCGGCGCCGGTCGTAACCACCATTGAGATCTCGCCGCCCAATGCGGCCCAATGCGGCCCACCGCGCTAGCGGAAGGCCGCATCGCCGGCCTCAGTGGTGGCTGCTGGCCGAAATCCCGCCGCCCTTGCCGTCGGGCACCAGCACGCGCACGTTCTGCATCATCCCTTGGTCCTCGTGATCGAGGATGTGGCAATGCAGGACGTACTCGCCGATGTAGCGCTCATAACGGGTGCGCACGTACAGGTTGTAGCCGTCCTTGACGAACAAGGTGTCCTTCCAGGTGCCTTGCAGGTTGGCGTACTGCGGATCGGTGACATTGCCGTCCTTGTCGAGGTCGCCAGTGACGCTGACTTCCTTGCCGTTCTTGTCGAGGATACTGACGATCTGGAACGGATTGACGTGAATGTGGAAGGGGTGACCGCCGCGCTGCGACGTCAGGTGCCACTCCTCGGTCTGGCCGAGGATCAGATCGCGCGCGGCGCTCGGATCGTAGGGCTTGCCGTCGACCAGGTAGATGTCGCCCACCTTCTTGCCGTCGACGATCTTGTCCTGGATGTCGAACACCACCGTCTGGCCTTTGCCGTTCACCTCGCCCTTGGTAATGGTCTTGTGCGGGACGAACGCATCCAGGCGCAGGTGATCGCGCAAGCCGGCGACGATCGATTCGCGCACGCCCTCGGGCATGCGCTTGTCCGCGGAGGCGACCAGCGCATCGGTCACGTAGGCTTCGACATCGGCGACCTTCGCATCGCCGGTGACGTCGGCGATACCGAGCAGCTGACGGTCCTCGGCGGCGTTGGTGATGCTGGCGCTGGCCGGCGCGAAGGCGTCGAGCACGCAGTACCGGCCGGCCGTGGGAAACACCACCAGCACATCGCTGCGGTAACCGGGCTGCAGCATGTTCTCGCTCTTGACGATGGTCTTGGCGTGGGTCAGGCCGTCGCTGGCGACTTCGAACTGCTTGAGCGGCGCGCCGGTGCAGTTCTTGGTCACCCAATTGTCCAGGGCCTTGCCGGACAGGCCCTCGATGCTGGCCGAGCTTGCCTTCATTTCGCGGAACTGCAGGTTGACGGTGTCGCGCACGCCGGCGTGCAGCAGGCGCCAGCGTT
It includes:
- a CDS encoding multicopper oxidase family protein → MERLSSIPAVQSRSRARSPLALALCVLIAAPMTAPAQEKPAPRELEQPVFARMLRSGDSAKPLLSLTEAGAKPLDTREAKLDLRIAFTTSKIWDPIKQRFDTVKLRSYQSPGTNPEVPFLAPTIVTSPGETVRIALDNQLPPQPDCHPADINVPHCFNSTNLHSHGLWVSPTGNSDNVLLTLRPGVKFEYEYNLPADHPAGTFWYHPHLHGSTALQVSSGMAGALLVRGERLPASDRTGDIDTLLRDPAGAAMHERLLIFQQVAYACRDSKGKIRTDEKTGFWTCDKDDVGEIEKYDDQFGFGVWQKSGRHTSINGTVLPTFDDLVAGRIERWRLLHAGVRDTVNLQFREMKASSASIEGLSGKALDNWVTKNCTGAPLKQFEVASDGLTHAKTIVKSENMLQPGYRSDVLVVFPTAGRYCVLDAFAPASASITNAAEDRQLLGIADVTGDAKVADVEAYVTDALVASADKRMPEGVRESIVAGLRDHLRLDAFVPHKTITKGEVNGKGQTVVFDIQDKIVDGKKVGDIYLVDGKPYDPSAARDLILGQTEEWHLTSQRGGHPFHIHVNPFQIVSILDKNGKEVSVTGDLDKDGNVTDPQYANLQGTWKDTLFVKDGYNLYVRTRYERYIGEYVLHCHILDHEDQGMMQNVRVLVPDGKGGGISASSHH